Proteins encoded together in one Spodoptera frugiperda isolate SF20-4 chromosome 15, AGI-APGP_CSIRO_Sfru_2.0, whole genome shotgun sequence window:
- the LOC118277198 gene encoding myb-related transcription factor, partner of profilin, producing the protein METSGRARRVSGRQLDILWEFLIHNKDIASAYNRSLHAKEYSRRKWTEIAATLNAEGDGAHKDWKGWSKYWVDYKAKIKSKVAALRSSQTRTGGGPSTERCLTDIEKRFLQILGEDFGHGISGVRVEPFLEPLESDEATETVDSQDSPASQSILTMTIPSLQIHPLVQDSPVAPDPPSIEILPTLTLSRLPHPDTPPLPPPHPDTPPPPHPDTPPPHPDTPAAAARSPRRRRLRREAPMSQATARRAIVRAVERHTNALEQLVQIGLRVERFLRDAFPRAVGRENFA; encoded by the exons ATGGAAACAAG CGGACGTGCTCGTCGAGTTTCGGGGCGTCAGCTCGACATTCTCTGGgagtttttaatacataataaagaCATCGCTTCGGCATATAATAGATCTCTGCATGCGAAAGAATACTCCCGGAGGAAATGGACTGAGATAGCGGCTACATTAAATGCAGAGGGTGATGGAGCGCATAAGGACTGGAAAGGCTGGTCTAAG TATTGGGTGGACTATAAGGCcaaaattaaaagcaaagttGCAGCCTTACGTTCATCGCAAACTAGGACTGGAGGTGGACCATCCACAGAAAGGTGCCTGACCGACATAGAGAAAAGATTTCTTCAAATTCTTGGAGAGGATTTTGGTCACGGCATCTCAGGTGTTCGTGTGGAACCATTTCTAGAG CCTCTGGAGAGCGATGAAGCTACTGAAACTGTTGACAGTCAGGATTCCCCAGCCTCCCAATCCATTTTAACCATGACCATACCTTCATTACAAATACATCCCCTTGTTCAAGATTCACCAGTTGCCCCAGATCCACCTTCTATTGAAATACTTCCGACTCTCACACTATCACGACTGCCACACCCTGACACACCTCCACTTCCACCTCCACATCCTGACACACCACCACCTCCACATCCTGACACACCACCACCACATCCTGACACACCAGCAGCAGCAGCACGCTCTCCACGGCGCCGTCGCCTAAGACGCGAAGCGCCGATGTCACAAGCGACCGCCAGACGCGCTATTGTCCGCGCGGTAGAGCGCCATACAAACGCATTAGAGCAGCTAGTACAAATAGGGCTTAGGGTagaaag gttctTACGTGACGCGTTTCCCAGAGCCGTTGGACGAGAGAACTTCGCGTAA